The Desulfobulbaceae bacterium genomic sequence CCCCAGTGTTGACTCTGCCCACTATCCCTCAGGGTGAAAGCTGGTTTCTCATATACGGAATGATGCCAAACAAAAGAGGCTTGCCTGTCGTTCAAGACTGGTTTGCCGTTTACTACGAACAAGCTAGCTGCAAGGGCATCAAAACACTTGAGGAATTCCTGAGGGCAACTAAAATCGATCGTCAGGAGCATCCTAATTCAGGTTCAGAAATAAACTTGGCACATCTACTTACAAAATATCGATCGGGCTCTCCAACACATGCACAACAAGCGAGAGCAGTTTAACGAAGCTATGAGCCCCCGCCTTGATAACTATCTCAACGAGTTAATTCAACTCCAGGAAAAAAAGGAAGCTTATCTCAATAAGGAACTTACCGAAAAAGCCTTTATGAGTAATGAAGCTCGAAAGCAGTTAAAGGAAAAAGAACTCCGAAAAGTTAACGAGCTTTTTCAGCACTATACCAAGTGGTATGAAGACAGTATGCAAACGGAGGACAAGCCTTACCTGAGGATAGTTTGTGTAGTAACAGGTTGTTAATTTGAAGTTGAAAGAACTACAACAACTAGTCGCTAAAGGGGAAAGTGAAACCCTCGAGTTCAAAAAGAGCACAGGACAACGAACCCGTATAGCCGAGACACTTTGTGCCTTTCTCAATGGCAAAGGTGGTAAGGTCATTATTGGTGTTACCGACCAAGGAGAAATCATTGGTCAGACCATTGGTCAGGGAACTCTTGAAGGACTCTATCAGGAGATTAACAAGTTGGAACCCGCCATGGTGGCCGAAACCCAAAAGGTCGAACTGGCTGACCACAAGGTAGTACTGGTTCTCTCTGTTAGTGAGGGGCAAACAGTCTACACCTTTGATGGCCGTCCATTCATGCGCCAAGGTCCTACCACTGTGCGGATGCCACAAGACCACTTCCGTGCAGAGCTGGACAGGCGCGCCACTCGCCCCTCACCTTGGGAGGTACTTCCTGCTGAGAAATGCAGTTTAGATGATCTCGACCACGATCAGATCCTGACAACTCTTAACGAGGCTATCCGTAATCAACGCCTGCAAGAACCAGGACATCGTGACCCGGAAAAGACCCTGATCGGTCTAGGCCTTATGAACGACAGTGGCATTACCAACGGAGCAATGGCTCTGTTTGCCAAATCTGATTCCATATTTGCTGATTATCCCCAGTGTTGCCTGAAGATGGCTAGATTCAAAGGGCTAAATAAAAACGAATTCATCGATAGTCAAATTGTTCATGCCAATGCACTGGAGCTATTCGTTAGAGGGCAGGAATTCTTGATACGACACCTTCCTGTGGCCAGCACCTTTGAAGAAGGCAACCCCTACCGAATCGACATTCCTGCTTTACCGACACTTGCAACTAGGGAGGCACTGGCCAACGCCCTTATCCACCGTGACTACAGCTCTCGTGGCGGAAGTATTTCCTTGGCCGTCTACGATGATCGTGTCGAGATCT encodes the following:
- a CDS encoding putative DNA binding domain-containing protein, translating into MKLKELQQLVAKGESETLEFKKSTGQRTRIAETLCAFLNGKGGKVIIGVTDQGEIIGQTIGQGTLEGLYQEINKLEPAMVAETQKVELADHKVVLVLSVSEGQTVYTFDGRPFMRQGPTTVRMPQDHFRAELDRRATRPSPWEVLPAEKCSLDDLDHDQILTTLNEAIRNQRLQEPGHRDPEKTLIGLGLMNDSGITNGAMALFAKSDSIFADYPQCCLKMARFKGLNKNEFIDSQIVHANALELFVRGQEFLIRHLPVASTFEEGNPYRIDIPALPTLATREALANALIHRDYSSRGGSISLAVYDDRVEICNFGGLHFGMKVEQLLGPHESHLWNPKIANVFYRRKIIETWGRGTNRIIEAMQEQGLPEPIFTSEGCDFRVTFKLSASDRGAKATATPQ